Proteins found in one Kluyveromyces marxianus DMKU3-1042 DNA, complete genome, chromosome 2 genomic segment:
- the isp4 gene encoding sexual differentiation process protein isp4 has product MERIKKFFDTDAPVTEKELITVTDDNLGAPVVDSSEDNSQDDEKKFGLKAVISPVRSDDFLANQLSKEIVEDEYAGIVVEDDSPYPEVRASVPSTDDPTIPQNTVRVWVIGMVMATIGSALNMLFSLHAPSITLSSFITGIIAWPVGKAWEKYVPNVRMFGRYGGPYLNPCPFGLKEHTLIQVMSDVSFGGGAAYATDIFLAMNNYFGKDFGWGFEIVAILATQCIGFSLAGLVREILVTPPEMIWPGNLVTTTFLTNLHVNENHVANGWKISRLKFFFIVFMAGFVYYWLPGFLFQALSYFAWITWIKPNDVIVNQVFGASTGLGLFPLTFDWNQIAGYVGSPLVPPIGTIVSILISMVFVFWIAVPAVHYSNVWYGKYLPISDSGSYDRFQAPYNVSKIVTSNLSFDKKAYKEYSPLYLPTTFAISYGMSFASNAATIVHTFLFHGKEVKNAFKTLDKREQDVHNRLMKEYKEIPWTWYFAVFLVFFGLSIACVRGWETEMPVWALVFALIIAFVFLVPIGIIAAITNMAVGLNVITEFIIGYILPGRPIAMMFFKTFGYITNAQAITYASDMKLGHYMKIAPRMMFSAQFIATMWSCIVQVAVLKWAQGNISEMCSKHQKSHFTCPGARVFFNAAIIWGVIGPQRMFSAGQLYNKVLYFFLIGALTPLANWLILKKWPNSPVKYLHWPVFFSGTGSIPPATPYNYGAFCMVGIAFGYFIKKKWFHWWSKYNYSLSAALDIGLAWSSLIIFFSLQLTNKNAPSWWGNNVINTVEYNGEAIQKILPEGESFGRTSW; this is encoded by the coding sequence ATGGAACGTATCAAAAAGTTTTTTGATACTGACGCTCCGGTTACGGAAAAGGAGTTGATAACCGTAACCGACGATAATTTGGGCGCGCCAGTAGTAGACTCATCTGAAGATAACTCccaagatgatgaaaagaagtttgGTCTTAAGGCGGTCATTTCACCAGTGAGATCAGATGATTTCTTGGCAAACCAATTATCAAAGGAAATTGTCGAAGATGAGTATGCTGGTATTGTTGTCGAGGATGATTCTCCTTACCCCGAAGTTAGAGCCTCTGTGCCATCCACTGATGACCCTACCATCCCACAAAACACTGTTAGAGTTTGGGTTATTGGTATGGTTATGGCAACAATAGGTTCCGCCTTGAATATGCTTTTCTCTTTACACGCTCCATCCATTACGTTGAGTTCCTTTATCACGGGTATCATTGCTTGGCCTGTTGGTAAAGCCTGGGAAAAATATGTTCCAAATGTTAGAATGTTCGGTCGTTATGGTGGTCCATACTTGAACCCTTGTCCTTTTGGTTTGAAAGAGCACACCTTAATCCAAGTTATGTCCGATGTTTCTTTCGGTGGTGGTGCAGCTTACGCTACAGATATCTTCTTGGCAATGAACAATTATTTCGGTAAGGATTTCGGCTGGGGCTTTGAAATCGTTGCCATTCTAGCTACTCAATGTATCGGGTTCTCATTGGCTGGTTTGGTTAGAGAGATCTTAGTCACTCCACCAGAGATGATCTGGCCAGGTAATTTGGTTACTACCACTTTCTTGACAAACCTTCACGTTAACGAAAACCACGTTGCTAATGGTTGGAAGATATCTAGAttaaagttcttcttcattgttTTCATGGCTGGTTTCGTTTACTACTGGTTGCCAGGTTTCTTATTCCAAGCTCTTTCCTACTTTGCTTGGATTACTTGGATTAAGCCAAACGATGTCATTGTCAATCAAGTCTTTGGTGCATCTACTGGTTTAGGTTTGTTCCCATTGACTTTCGACTGGAACCAAATCGCAGGTTACGTTGGTTCTCCATTGGTTCCTCCAATCGGTACCATTGTCTctattttgatttcaatGGTCTTTGTCTTCTGGATTGCTGTCCCTGCCGTCCATTATTCCAACGTCTGGTACGGTAAATACCTTCCAATCTCAGATTCTGGTTCATATGACAGATTCCAAGCACCTTACAACGTTTCTAAGATTGTGACATCGAATCTATCCTTTGACAAGAAAGCATACAAGGAATATTCCCCATTGTATTTGCCAACAACATTTGCCATCTCTTATGGTATGTCTTTCGCCAGTAACGCAGCTACTATCGTGCACACTTTCTTATTCCACGGTAAGGAAGTCAAGAACGCCTTTAAAACTTTGGACAAAAGGGAACAGGATGTTCATAACAGATTAATGAAGGAGTACAAAGAGATTCCTTGGACTTGGTACTTTGCAGTCTTCTTGGTCTTCTTCGGTCTTTCTATTGCTTGTGTCAGAGGATGGGAGACTGAGATGCCTGTCTGGGCTTTGGTTTTCGCTTTGATTATCGCTTTCGTGTTCTTGGTTCCAATCGGTATTATTGCGGCCATTACCAATATGGCTGTTGGTCTAAACGTTATCACAGAGTTTATCATTGGTTATATCCTACCAGGTAGACCAATTGCCATGATGTTTTTCAAGACCTTTGGTTACATTACCAACGCTCAAGCCATTACATATGCCAGTGATATGAAGTTGGGTCATTACATGAAGATTGCTCCACGTATGATGTTCAGTGCGCAATTCATTGCTACGATGTGGAGTTGTATTGTTCAAGTCGCTGTTTTGAAGTGGGCCCAAGGAAACATTTCTGAAATGTGTTCCAAGCACCAAAAGTCTCATTTCACTTGTCCTGGTGCTCgtgtcttcttcaatgcCGCCATTATCTGGGGTGTCATTGGCCCACAAAGAATGTTCAGTGCCGGTCAATTGTACAACAAAGTcttgtacttcttcttgattgGTGCTTTGACTCCATTGGCCAACTGgttgatcttgaagaagtggCCAAACTCTCCAGTCAAGTACTTGCACTGGCcagttttcttctctggTACCGGTTCTATTCCACCAGCCACACCATACAACTACGGTGCGTTCTGTATGGTTGGTATCGCCTTTGGTTACTTCATTAAAAAGAAGTGGTTCCACTGGTGGTCCAAGTATAACTACTCCTTATCTGCTGCTTTAGATATCGGGTTGGCTTGGAGTTCTTtgatcatcttcttctctttgcAGTTGACTAATAAGAATGCACCATCCTGGTGGGGTAACAATGTTATCAACACTGTTGAATACAATGGTGAGGCCATTCAAAAGATTCTCCCAGAGGGAGAATCTTTCGGTAGAACCAGCTGGTGA
- the SPS4 gene encoding Sps4p — translation MSIFRKKHSHQTTQEPAPVQPHESEPAQEGAHEGHQESQPVSFKTVDHINGYPLVQQTKDILDSIAVARVVKANTLPTANAILASKPVKLVEPVTKVVDTVADSGLTLTEKVIPSLKTKTYQRLGEEAMIPYNLTSKAVNKTVDTTVSAAESYIYEPTHNQILKFRQYYNEKVYDTHGKPLIRGSLDPIVSPVNKWYESLIKYSFPEGKEVPTNGYSNELDRSFALTFNAIQRAASALNKKTVETVWAPCNYVKHVNEVLNVNLDKQEDLSLPKSWVATKDSVQELNKETLDYLKSLSPIGAIPTFKKKKSTTEEAEPAVAAESTEITHEQANNEQAPALESNHAEAIPAN, via the coding sequence ATGTCTATTTTCAGAAAGAAGCACAGTCACCAAACCACTCAAGAACCAGCTCCAGTTCAGCCTCACGAATCTGAACCAGCTCAAGAGGGGGCACATGAAGGACACCAAGAAAGTCAGCCAGTTTCATTCAAAACTGTTGACCACATTAACGGGTACCCTTTGGTTCAACAAACCAAAGATATTTTGGACTCCATTGCTGTCGCTAGAGTTGTTAAGGCCAACACCTTACCAACTGCTAATGCAATTCTAGCCTCGAAGCCTGTTAAATTGGTTGAGCCAGTTACTAAGGTAGTTGATACGGTCGCTGACTCTGGTTTGACTTTGACCGAAAAAGTTATTCCTAGTTTGAAAACGAAGACCTACCAAAGATTGGGTGAAGAAGCCATGATTCCATACAATCTAACTTCTAAAGCTGTCAACAAGACTGTTGATACTACTGtttctgctgctgaaaGTTACATCTACGAACCAACACATAAccaaatattaaaattcAGACAATACTACAATGAAAAAGTTTATGACACTCATGGTAAACCATTGATTAGAGGTTCCTTGGATCCAATTGTTTCACCTGTAAACAAATGGTATGAGTCCCTCATCAAGTATTCTTTCCCAGAAGGTAAGGAAGTGCCAACAAATGGGTATTCTAACGAATTGGATAGATCTTTTGCATTGACCTTTAATGCTATTCAAAGAGCCGCTTCTGCATTGAATAAGAAAACTGTAGAGACCGTATGGGCTCCTTGTAACTACGTGAAGCATGTCAACGAGGTCCTCAACGTTAACTTGGATAAACAAGAAGACTTGTCTCTTCCAAAGAGTTGGGTTGCAACTAAGGATTCAGTTCAAGAGTTGAATAAAGAAACTCTAGATTACCTAAAGTCGCTTTCGCCAATTGGAGCAATTCCaacttttaaaaaaaaaaagtccACAACAGAAGAGGCAGAACCAGCAGTCGCCGCTGAATCTACCGAAATAACTCATGAACAAGCTAATAATGAACAAGCTCCAGCTCTAGAAAGCAACCATGCTGAAGCTATCCCTGCAAATTAA